The DNA segment CTAACACGCCGACTTCAACAGGATCCCCTGGAGAACATATTCGGTCACATTAGGCAAAAACAAGGTTGCAACACCAACCCGAATGTAGCACAATTTATCTGTGGCCTGAAGCACATCTGCATAAGAAAGCTGTTCAAACTGTCAGAATACGGAAACGCCGAGGATGATGAATGTGACCTCCTTCAGGAGCTCTCGCCATTCTCCCTCACCAGTGAGTCTCTTGTGAATAATGAGGAGTGTGCAAAGCCACATCCTGACGACTTTCCCGCTCTGGACGATCTTTCCGAACTTGCGACTAACATTCACTCCCATGTTATTGACGACTCCGCTGCATATTATGTAGCTGGCTTTCTAATGAAATACTTTCTTCGGAACGCAGGTGAAACTTGCAGTTGCCCACAGTTATTGAAAGACGACAGCGGGACAATCAAGGGTCCCCACCAGTATTTCACAATGCTCAAAGCATACCATGTCCCTAGCAAACTTTTTGGGAATCTGGCTGTGCCATCGGAAGCAGCTTTCGCATACGTACAACAACTTGAATCTCACTTTCTTGCCATAATTGAGGCCACCGCACATCACTCGAAAGTGTGCCACGTTCTGTATCGCCATCTGTCGAGCGTTGGCAATTTTCATTTCTGCTCTGCTGGGTGTCGCAAGGAGTTTCTCAAAATGTTTTGCCGGGTTCGTTTATGCTGGCATGTGCGTTTCGTGAACCGAAACTTGGATAAGGTTAGGTTCCAGTCTTCAATCTCTGGCATACAACTAGACAAGTTCAAAGGTTAGCAGTTAGCGGCAGCTTTACGCAAAGGTATTGGAGTTAAACCCAGTCACGCAATCACTTTGGCGCTCCTTCGTTTTATCCATTGTTTCTTCACCCACTATGAGGAGTAGGGACACTACCTGTATTTGCTCGAAGGGATTTGCATaaccttgaaaaaaaatttcgtaTATTGTCTGTATATTTGTAGCATCTGCTGGCAAACTCTACATGCTATTGTGGGTCGGTTAGTCACTGTGTGCGCTTTATCTCTCTAGCTCAAGGTAGTA comes from the Dermacentor variabilis isolate Ectoservices chromosome 2, ASM5094787v1, whole genome shotgun sequence genome and includes:
- the LOC142571297 gene encoding uncharacterized protein LOC142571297 produces the protein MKENPELIDFLQGQLPWIASWKFDGRRQPQTIYGWQITIQAICQLWDDLSKNYNFQYLLTRRLQQDPLENIFGHIRQKQGCNTNPNVAQFICGLKHICIRKLFKLSEYGNAEDDECDLLQELSPFSLTSESLVNNEECAKPHPDDFPALDDLSELATNIHSHVIDDSAAYYVAGFLMKYFLRNAGETCSCPQLLKDDSGTIKGPHQYFTMLKAYHVPSKLFGNLAVPSEAAFAYVQQLESHFLAIIEATAHHSKVCHVLYRHLSSVGNFHFCSAGCRKEFLKMFCRVRLCWHVRFVNRNLDKVRFQSSISGIQLDKFKG